One window of Microcoleus vaginatus PCC 9802 genomic DNA carries:
- a CDS encoding acyltransferase, whose amino-acid sequence MRYGKFRGLYIQFCNPGCKEYTEFLRRHGNLYAIGENCSIWPNTVFGDPAYVRIGNNVHFSSCTVLGHDGSIAMLDRAYNVKLDAVGKIDIRDNVFIGLNAIILRNVTIGPNAIVAAGAVVTKDVAEGDIVAGVPARPIGRVEDLVKKLQAETQSLPWADLINSREGSFDPEIEPELVKLRVSHFYGNTSTPTAAQFQQSPLSS is encoded by the coding sequence ATGCGTTACGGCAAGTTCCGTGGCCTTTACATCCAATTCTGTAACCCTGGCTGCAAAGAATACACAGAATTTCTCCGCCGCCACGGCAATTTGTACGCGATCGGCGAAAATTGCAGCATCTGGCCCAATACCGTCTTTGGAGATCCCGCCTACGTCCGCATCGGCAACAATGTTCACTTCTCATCTTGTACCGTGCTCGGCCACGACGGCTCGATCGCCATGCTTGACCGGGCTTACAACGTTAAACTAGATGCCGTAGGCAAGATAGACATCCGGGACAACGTATTTATTGGCTTAAATGCGATCATCCTTCGCAACGTCACCATCGGCCCAAATGCGATCGTCGCCGCCGGTGCCGTCGTCACCAAAGATGTCGCCGAGGGCGATATAGTGGCCGGCGTCCCCGCCCGACCGATCGGCCGCGTCGAAGACTTAGTGAAAAAATTGCAAGCCGAAACTCAAAGCCTGCCCTGGGCCGATTTGATTAACAGCCGCGAGGGCAGCTTCGACCCGGAAATTGAACCCGAGCTCGTAAAGTTACGAGTGTCGCACTTCTACGGCAACACATCCACTCCAACAGCAGCGCAATTCCAGCAATCTCCCCTGTCAAGTTAG
- a CDS encoding serine acetyltransferase, which yields MVESVTKSIISATEADWSREKSSKWWEPSRQLLKSIRHYQKWQKQGGIAGYVLCRWNVIQHRFWSVVTATDIPLNCQIQGGLILPHPNGIVIHPSASIGPNCLILQQVTIVADVKIGGHVDIGAGAKIIRSVTIGDHALIGANAVVICDVPPGATAVGIPAKIIEKKPKEV from the coding sequence ATGGTTGAGTCAGTCACTAAGTCAATCATTTCTGCTACAGAAGCAGACTGGAGCCGCGAAAAGTCTAGCAAGTGGTGGGAACCGAGTCGCCAACTGCTCAAATCTATCCGCCACTATCAAAAGTGGCAGAAGCAGGGTGGAATTGCAGGATATGTTTTATGCCGTTGGAACGTGATCCAGCATCGATTTTGGAGCGTGGTAACTGCAACAGACATCCCTTTAAACTGCCAAATACAAGGAGGACTGATCCTGCCTCATCCTAATGGCATTGTCATTCATCCCAGTGCTTCCATTGGCCCTAACTGTCTGATTCTTCAACAGGTGACAATTGTTGCTGATGTGAAAATCGGCGGTCACGTCGATATCGGTGCAGGAGCGAAAATTATTCGCTCGGTAACGATCGGCGATCATGCTTTGATTGGTGCTAATGCTGTGGTGATTTGTGATGTGCCACCGGGTGCAACCGCAGTGGGGATTCCCGCAAAAATCATCGAAAAAAAACCCAAGGAAGTCTGA
- a CDS encoding serine acetyltransferase — translation MVTEQNLITSENQVETPALGLWQQIKEDWIAHGRDWTKPGFRAVAVQRFGVWRMKVEPKLLRAPLSILYRSLYRKVRNTYGIDLPYTVKLGRRVVIEHQNAIIIHGYCTIGDDCIIRQGVTLGNRYLEKPLESPQLGDRVNVGAGAKILGKVNLGDDVNIGANAVVLSDIPPGKTAVGIPAKILQSTKNQENA, via the coding sequence ATGGTAACTGAGCAAAACTTAATCACCAGTGAAAATCAAGTAGAAACCCCCGCCCTGGGACTGTGGCAGCAAATTAAAGAAGATTGGATTGCTCATGGTCGGGATTGGACAAAACCGGGATTTCGTGCCGTAGCAGTTCAACGCTTCGGTGTCTGGAGAATGAAAGTTGAACCCAAGCTACTGCGGGCTCCTTTGAGCATTCTTTATAGATCGCTCTACCGAAAAGTCCGCAACACCTACGGCATAGATTTGCCTTACACTGTGAAGCTCGGTCGTCGCGTGGTGATTGAACATCAAAACGCTATTATTATTCACGGATACTGTACGATCGGCGACGACTGCATTATCCGCCAAGGCGTCACCCTGGGAAACCGCTATTTGGAAAAACCGCTAGAATCGCCTCAATTGGGCGATCGGGTTAACGTCGGCGCTGGTGCAAAAATCCTTGGAAAAGTAAACTTGGGAGACGACGTAAATATCGGTGCCAATGCTGTAGTTTTATCAGATATTCCCCCAGGCAAAACAGCAGTAGGTATCCCCGCCAAGATTCTTCAATCTACCAAAAACCAGGAAAATGCTTAG
- a CDS encoding histone deacetylase produces the protein MDLPIIYHEDYVAPLPPDHRFPMAKFRMLYQMLLADGVADKSQFHAPELPPQEWIELVHDHSYVQAYCNGTLDNKATRRIGLPWSRALVNRTCTAVAGTVLTAKLALDYGLACNTAGGTHHAFPAFGSGFCIFNDLAIASRVLQKNGLVRKVLIVDLDVHQGDGTAVIFQDDSSVFTFSMHCEVNFPGTKQKGDLDVPLPVGMEDDEYLQTLDKFLPDLLSTVKPDLVLYDAGVDPHHGDKLGKLALTDTGLFRREMQVLMACLAGGYPVACVIGGGYSDDAQGLVYRHSLLHRAASQAYRQYRL, from the coding sequence ATGGACTTACCAATTATTTACCACGAAGATTACGTTGCACCTCTGCCACCGGATCACCGCTTCCCGATGGCCAAGTTTCGGATGCTTTACCAGATGCTGCTCGCGGACGGGGTAGCAGATAAATCCCAATTTCACGCTCCCGAACTTCCCCCTCAAGAATGGATTGAATTAGTCCACGACCACTCCTATGTTCAAGCTTACTGCAACGGGACGCTCGATAACAAAGCGACTCGGCGAATTGGTCTGCCTTGGAGTCGCGCCCTTGTTAATCGCACTTGCACTGCGGTTGCAGGAACTGTATTAACTGCCAAGCTCGCTTTAGACTACGGTTTGGCTTGCAATACTGCGGGCGGAACTCATCACGCCTTCCCTGCTTTTGGGTCTGGTTTTTGTATTTTTAATGATTTGGCGATCGCCTCTCGCGTCTTACAAAAAAATGGTTTAGTTCGCAAAGTTTTAATTGTCGATTTAGATGTCCACCAAGGAGACGGAACCGCCGTAATATTCCAAGATGACAGCAGCGTTTTTACTTTCTCAATGCACTGCGAAGTCAATTTTCCCGGCACTAAACAAAAGGGCGATTTAGATGTACCTTTGCCTGTGGGTATGGAGGACGACGAATATTTACAAACCTTGGATAAATTCTTACCCGATTTGCTTTCAACTGTCAAGCCAGATTTAGTTTTGTACGATGCTGGAGTAGACCCTCATCACGGTGACAAACTGGGAAAATTAGCTTTAACTGATACGGGCTTATTTCGGCGGGAGATGCAAGTTTTGATGGCGTGTTTGGCTGGCGGCTATCCCGTTGCCTGCGTGATTGGCGGGGGCTATTCCGATGACGCTCAGGGGTTAGTTTACCGGCATTCGCTGCTGCACCGAGCCGCCAGTCAAGCCTACAGGCAGTATCGACTGTGA
- a CDS encoding glycosyltransferase, whose amino-acid sequence MRILIVAQNASTKFGGESLLPVNYFRILRARQIETWLVAHARTQAELTALFPEECDRMHFVPDTWVHRLLNNCARFIPERVNDFTFGLLTHLYTQVLQRRIVRRLVSEHEIDIVHEPTPVSATVPSLMFGLGVPVVIGPMNTSVKFPLAFRSRQNPTIDILIELGHQCVDFFNRLFPGKIKAETLLVANDRTKQALASGVQGKIIELVENGVDFSVWRSDSSLSRGATGQVHFIFLGRLIDWKAVDLLLEAFAPVAGQADAVLEIIGDGHIRGELEAQTARLGIDSSVVFSGWLSQEECALKMQQADAMVFPSLREPGGAVVLEAMAVGLPVIATNWGGPADYLNSTCGILVEPTSKEGFVKGLTDAMLKLAHSPELRQSMGCAGRERVRQHFDWERKVDRILEIYQQTIDHCSKH is encoded by the coding sequence ATGCGAATTTTAATTGTTGCTCAGAACGCCTCAACTAAATTCGGCGGCGAGTCATTGCTGCCGGTCAACTACTTCCGGATACTTCGAGCGCGCCAAATAGAGACATGGTTAGTGGCGCACGCCCGCACCCAGGCAGAACTCACAGCACTGTTTCCAGAAGAGTGTGATCGAATGCACTTTGTACCCGACACTTGGGTGCACCGGCTGCTTAACAATTGCGCGCGATTTATCCCTGAAAGAGTGAATGACTTTACTTTTGGGCTGCTGACTCACCTGTACACCCAAGTGCTACAGCGTCGTATTGTCCGGCGGCTGGTGAGCGAACACGAGATTGATATTGTACACGAACCGACACCTGTCTCGGCAACAGTTCCTTCGTTGATGTTCGGGTTGGGAGTGCCGGTAGTTATCGGGCCGATGAACACGTCGGTTAAATTTCCTCTGGCTTTTCGATCGCGCCAAAATCCTACGATTGATATTTTAATCGAGCTCGGTCACCAGTGCGTCGATTTCTTCAATCGTCTTTTTCCAGGTAAAATCAAAGCCGAGACGCTGTTAGTGGCAAACGATCGGACGAAGCAGGCACTTGCATCTGGGGTGCAGGGTAAAATTATTGAACTTGTGGAAAACGGCGTGGATTTCTCGGTGTGGCGATCGGACTCTAGCTTATCAAGAGGAGCGACCGGGCAGGTTCATTTTATTTTTTTAGGCCGACTGATCGACTGGAAAGCTGTAGACTTGCTGCTCGAAGCCTTCGCGCCCGTCGCCGGTCAAGCCGATGCAGTCTTGGAAATCATCGGTGATGGGCACATCCGAGGGGAACTCGAAGCTCAAACAGCTCGTTTAGGCATCGACAGCAGCGTTGTATTTAGTGGCTGGCTGTCTCAGGAGGAGTGCGCTCTCAAAATGCAACAAGCTGATGCAATGGTTTTTCCCAGTTTGCGAGAACCAGGGGGAGCCGTGGTTTTGGAGGCAATGGCCGTGGGCTTGCCAGTCATAGCAACGAACTGGGGCGGCCCGGCAGACTATCTGAATTCCACTTGCGGTATTTTAGTAGAACCGACATCTAAAGAAGGATTTGTCAAGGGACTGACAGATGCGATGCTGAAGCTCGCTCATTCACCAGAATTGCGGCAGAGTATGGGTTGTGCGGGACGGGAACGGGTCCGGCAGCATTTTGATTGGGAACGCAAAGTCGATCGAATACTTGAAATTTATCAACAAACGATCGACCATTGCTCGAAGCATTAG
- a CDS encoding colanic acid biosynthesis glycosyltransferase WcaL, translated as MKAKIGYFIPQFPGQTHIFLWRERQFLAELGIETDLVSTQPPPRAIASHVWAQEAQKNTVYLFPFVAKDFINSFLEVLKAGPAAWWQCLAVIAKANDTSLSEKVRLLAWIVVAGKLAGLTKTKGWSHIHVHSCANAANIALFNSILTGCTYSMTLHGPTLEVYGSNQKQKWKNAAFVIVISQLLLNDVTHKLANFLPKQLAVAPMGVNIAEIKRSRPYTPWQEGSPCKIFACGRLNRVKGHQYLIETVGLLRNRGFDVRLQIAGEDEQGGSGYHQELQQMIEDKSMSECVELLGAVSEQTIRQGLEAAHVFALASLNEGVPVAVMEAMAMEVPAVVTNVGGTSELVDDGADAVLVQSEKPAEMADAIANILQNPELALSISQKARKKIIAKFSHSRSAETLAQCLEKLGITNPS; from the coding sequence ATGAAGGCAAAAATTGGATACTTTATTCCACAATTTCCCGGACAAACACACATCTTTTTGTGGCGTGAGCGACAATTTCTTGCAGAACTTGGAATTGAAACAGATTTAGTATCAACTCAACCGCCCCCCAGAGCGATCGCTTCTCACGTATGGGCACAAGAAGCTCAAAAAAATACTGTTTATCTATTTCCCTTTGTTGCGAAAGATTTTATTAACTCATTCCTAGAGGTTCTCAAAGCTGGTCCCGCTGCATGGTGGCAGTGCCTCGCAGTTATTGCCAAAGCGAATGACACATCCTTATCTGAAAAGGTGCGACTCTTGGCATGGATTGTTGTGGCTGGCAAACTAGCAGGGTTAACAAAAACAAAAGGTTGGTCTCACATCCACGTTCATTCCTGTGCCAATGCCGCCAATATAGCCTTATTTAACTCAATTCTTACAGGCTGTACTTACAGTATGACTCTTCACGGGCCTACTCTAGAAGTGTACGGGTCAAATCAAAAACAAAAGTGGAAAAATGCTGCTTTTGTGATCGTCATATCTCAACTGCTTCTCAATGATGTCACACATAAATTAGCTAATTTTCTTCCCAAACAATTAGCTGTTGCTCCAATGGGAGTTAATATTGCAGAAATTAAACGCAGCCGCCCTTACACACCTTGGCAAGAAGGAAGTCCGTGCAAGATTTTTGCTTGCGGCCGCCTCAACCGGGTGAAAGGTCATCAATACTTGATTGAAACTGTAGGATTGCTGCGAAATCGGGGATTTGACGTGAGGCTGCAAATTGCAGGCGAGGATGAACAAGGGGGCAGCGGATATCACCAAGAGCTACAACAAATGATTGAAGATAAATCGATGTCCGAATGCGTGGAGCTACTTGGGGCTGTTTCGGAACAGACAATTCGCCAAGGTCTAGAAGCAGCTCACGTTTTCGCTTTGGCAAGTTTGAATGAAGGAGTTCCGGTTGCTGTGATGGAAGCAATGGCGATGGAGGTGCCGGCGGTAGTTACTAATGTAGGGGGAACTTCTGAGCTAGTAGATGACGGCGCGGATGCTGTATTAGTCCAATCAGAAAAACCCGCAGAAATGGCAGATGCGATCGCCAATATACTTCAAAATCCAGAACTTGCTTTGAGCATCAGTCAGAAAGCTCGGAAAAAAATCATCGCCAAATTTAGCCATAGTCGCAGTGCAGAAACTTTGGCTCAGTGCTTGGAAAAACTTGGAATAACTAACCCGTCTTAG
- a CDS encoding glycosyltransferase family 1 protein, whose protein sequence is MSNKRLKVLLIVEQCNPDWASVPLVGYNFFQQINNLVDATLVTHIRNKPALEKHPEYEKTIYLEEGKLAKQYYKIVEKLTATGRVNWPIYHALNYPIYEQFNQQVYQKFKGKILQGDYDIVHAITPMMPRYPFKVVSVCQQTPFILGPVNGGIPFPPGFQKTARQEFVQFNFLRAVGRALIPGYAETYQKAHKILAGSQYTLNMLKDLFAIPDQRIDLFYENGISEEFLYHKNILNKDVSKINLLFVGRLVPYKCADIVIESIGKLDPEIQSKIRLSIVGDGSERNNLENRVKELNLGEIVSFAGWVNQQETLDYYRKADIFCFPSIREFGGAVVMEAMACGLPCIVANNGGIGEYVNEETGFKIEPISREYLTQELTSKIKLLVEDERLRESMSAKAMEKAREFAWENKAIKIVEIYEKTLGEKSVSASI, encoded by the coding sequence ATGAGTAATAAAAGATTAAAAGTTTTACTAATTGTAGAACAGTGCAACCCGGACTGGGCATCAGTACCTTTGGTGGGCTACAATTTTTTTCAACAAATAAACAATTTAGTTGATGCAACACTGGTTACCCATATTAGAAATAAACCAGCCCTTGAAAAACACCCAGAATATGAAAAAACCATCTACCTTGAAGAAGGAAAGTTAGCCAAGCAATATTATAAAATAGTCGAAAAGCTTACCGCAACCGGGCGAGTAAATTGGCCGATTTATCATGCCTTGAATTACCCAATTTATGAGCAATTCAATCAACAAGTATATCAAAAATTTAAAGGAAAAATCCTCCAGGGAGATTATGACATAGTTCATGCTATTACCCCCATGATGCCGCGCTATCCTTTTAAGGTAGTCAGTGTATGCCAGCAGACTCCTTTTATTCTAGGGCCGGTGAATGGAGGCATTCCCTTTCCCCCAGGTTTTCAAAAAACGGCAAGACAAGAATTTGTTCAGTTCAACTTTTTGAGAGCAGTTGGTAGAGCATTAATTCCAGGTTATGCAGAAACTTACCAAAAAGCCCACAAAATTTTAGCAGGTTCACAATATACTTTAAATATGCTAAAAGATTTGTTTGCCATCCCTGATCAAAGAATTGATTTGTTTTACGAAAATGGGATTTCCGAGGAATTTTTATATCACAAAAATATCCTTAATAAAGATGTCAGCAAGATCAATCTGCTTTTTGTGGGTCGGTTAGTTCCTTACAAATGCGCCGATATTGTCATTGAGTCTATTGGCAAATTAGACCCAGAAATTCAAAGTAAAATCCGCTTAAGCATAGTAGGAGACGGCTCAGAAAGAAACAACTTGGAAAACCGAGTGAAGGAGCTTAATTTAGGCGAAATAGTCAGCTTTGCCGGATGGGTTAATCAACAAGAAACTCTCGATTATTACAGAAAAGCAGATATTTTTTGTTTCCCTTCGATCCGAGAGTTTGGCGGCGCAGTGGTAATGGAAGCTATGGCTTGCGGGCTGCCCTGCATAGTGGCTAATAACGGCGGTATTGGTGAATACGTGAATGAAGAAACTGGTTTTAAGATCGAGCCGATTTCTAGAGAGTATCTCACCCAGGAGTTGACAAGTAAAATTAAGCTGTTAGTCGAAGATGAGCGGCTGCGGGAAAGTATGTCAGCTAAGGCGATGGAAAAAGCCAGAGAATTTGCATGGGAAAACAAAGCCATAAAAATCGTCGAGATTTACGAAAAAACGCTCGGTGAGAAAAGTGTTAGTGCATCGATATAG
- a CDS encoding glycosyltransferase family 2 protein — MSNASESNHPYPLLVVIVNYRTSSLTIDCLRSLVSEVQSLPGMRVVVGDNASGDRSVEEISSAIASEGWSEWASFVPLDRNGGFAFGNNALIRPALQSTNPPPYFLLLNPDTIVRPGALKALVDFMDSHPEAGIAGSRLEDPDGTPQESAFRFHNLLTELDFGWRTGFISKLLANWAAAPPISQETCQTDWVAGASMIVRREVFEKIGLMDEAYFMYCEEMDFCLQANKAGWSCWYVPESRVVHLVGQSSGVTDTKKPAKRLPTYWFDSRRRYFIKNYGLVYTALTDISWASGFAAWRVRRVLQGKPDGDPPQLLKDFVLNSVFFKGGKIEKSKNF, encoded by the coding sequence ATGTCGAACGCCAGCGAGTCCAATCACCCCTATCCACTGCTGGTTGTCATTGTTAACTACCGAACCTCTAGTTTGACAATTGACTGCTTGCGCTCTCTAGTTAGCGAAGTTCAATCGCTGCCCGGTATGCGAGTTGTAGTTGGCGACAATGCTTCAGGCGATCGCTCAGTCGAAGAAATTAGTAGTGCGATCGCCTCAGAAGGCTGGAGCGAATGGGCATCCTTCGTTCCCCTAGACCGCAACGGCGGATTTGCCTTCGGCAACAACGCCCTGATCCGTCCCGCCCTGCAATCCACCAATCCCCCCCCTTACTTCCTGCTGCTCAACCCAGACACCATTGTTCGCCCCGGTGCCTTAAAAGCCCTCGTCGATTTCATGGACTCCCACCCCGAAGCCGGCATCGCCGGCAGCCGCTTGGAAGACCCCGACGGCACCCCCCAGGAGTCAGCTTTTCGGTTTCACAACCTCTTGACCGAACTCGATTTTGGTTGGCGCACAGGCTTTATATCCAAGTTATTAGCCAACTGGGCCGCAGCGCCTCCCATTTCCCAAGAAACCTGTCAAACTGATTGGGTAGCTGGAGCCAGCATGATCGTCCGTCGCGAAGTATTTGAAAAGATTGGCTTGATGGATGAAGCTTATTTCATGTACTGCGAAGAAATGGACTTTTGTCTGCAAGCGAACAAAGCTGGCTGGAGTTGCTGGTACGTACCCGAAAGTCGCGTTGTCCACTTAGTCGGCCAAAGCTCAGGCGTCACTGACACCAAAAAGCCCGCCAAGAGGCTGCCCACCTATTGGTTTGATTCCCGGCGTAGGTACTTTATCAAAAACTACGGCTTGGTTTACACAGCATTAACTGATATATCCTGGGCTTCGGGTTTTGCAGCCTGGAGGGTGCGCCGCGTACTTCAAGGCAAACCCGATGGCGATCCACCACAATTACTGAAAGATTTTGTATTAAATAGTGTATTTTTTAAGGGGGGTAAGATTGAAAAATCCAAAAACTTTTAA
- a CDS encoding glycosyltransferase codes for MKQVGLVAIGRNEGQRLRQCLVSATDKVARVVYVDSGSTDGSLELARSLGADTVELDLSIPFTAARARNEGFARLLELAPDIEFVQFVDGDCEVVDGWIDRAYNELAAKPEVAAVCGRRRERYPEASIYNQLCDIEWDTPIGETKACGGDSMMRASAFQQVEGFNPALIAGEEPELCVRLRQKGWKILRLDAEMTLHDAQMTSFAQWWKRAQRAGHAYAEGSWMHGSEPERHWVKETRSTWFWGLALPALALAMTWPTKGWSLLLLTGYPLATYRTYNYYIKHRDLTTKDAAIYALSCVLAKFPQLQGQIQFHQRRLLGQQSKLIEYKTTNSINSAS; via the coding sequence TTGAAACAAGTTGGATTAGTGGCGATTGGACGAAATGAAGGGCAGCGCCTCCGCCAGTGCCTAGTCTCGGCCACAGACAAAGTGGCCCGCGTCGTCTACGTCGATTCCGGCTCAACAGACGGCAGCCTAGAGTTAGCCCGATCGCTCGGAGCCGATACAGTAGAACTAGACTTATCTATACCGTTTACCGCAGCACGCGCCAGAAACGAAGGCTTTGCCCGCTTGCTGGAACTAGCGCCAGACATCGAATTTGTCCAATTTGTGGACGGTGACTGCGAAGTAGTTGATGGATGGATCGATCGGGCTTACAACGAACTCGCCGCCAAACCCGAGGTAGCAGCAGTATGCGGGCGCAGGCGCGAACGATACCCCGAAGCCAGCATCTACAACCAATTGTGCGACATCGAGTGGGATACCCCCATCGGCGAAACCAAAGCCTGCGGTGGCGACTCCATGATGCGCGCCTCAGCATTTCAGCAAGTCGAAGGTTTCAATCCCGCACTAATAGCCGGCGAAGAACCCGAACTGTGCGTGCGGTTGCGCCAAAAAGGTTGGAAAATCCTCCGCTTAGATGCAGAAATGACCCTGCACGACGCGCAAATGACCAGTTTCGCTCAGTGGTGGAAACGCGCTCAAAGAGCGGGTCACGCCTACGCCGAGGGCTCCTGGATGCACGGAAGCGAACCGGAGCGCCATTGGGTCAAAGAAACCCGCAGCACCTGGTTTTGGGGCTTAGCCTTGCCAGCCCTAGCCTTGGCAATGACATGGCCGACAAAAGGCTGGAGCTTGTTACTATTGACTGGCTACCCCTTAGCAACCTATCGCACCTATAACTATTATATAAAGCATCGGGATCTCACAACTAAAGACGCAGCCATCTACGCTTTGTCATGTGTATTAGCCAAATTTCCCCAGCTACAAGGTCAAATCCAGTTTCACCAGCGCCGATTGCTGGGGCAGCAGAGCAAGCTAATCGAATACAAAACCACTAACTCTATTAATTCAGCCAGCTAG